The genomic stretch CTTGGATGGAATAACCAATGACTTCTACCGCACTGCGAAGGTGAGCTTCCTCATTAGCAGCAGGAGTTTCAATTTCTTCAGTCTCGTTTTCTCTTTTTGAAATATCTTTCGGATACGATCCTTCTCCCCATAAACCTGTCATCCCCCAATAAGGAACAAATCCATAATAAGTAAGAAGCTCTCTTTCATGCTGACGGGAAATCGGCTTATGGGCATCAATATCAGGGCTGTCTTTTACTTGTTGCTTTGTTAAATTTACGCCAAAATATTTGTCATCCATGTTAATAGCGTTCAGCGCAGCGGGAGGAATAAGTACGCTTTTACCTGGTAGCCATTTTTTTGTATTTGCTACAAGATAGCGTAGCGTCCATTTTTCATCATCAAAATAAATATCTTCTACTCTACCAAGTTCATCGTCT from Priestia filamentosa encodes the following:
- a CDS encoding PRC-barrel domain-containing protein, with the translated sequence MLYSTDHIHGFTLSAQDDELGRVEDIYFDDEKWTLRYLVANTKKWLPGKSVLIPPAALNAINMDDKYFGVNLTKQQVKDSPDIDAHKPISRQHERELLTYYGFVPYWGMTGLWGEGSYPKDISKRENETEEIETPAANEEAHLRSAVEVIGYSIQATDSEFGYVEDFILEEDTWRIRYIVVNTKSFWFGKKILISPNWITKVDWDTQKVYINLSKDKIKSGPEYNSNEPITEEFEKQLDDMYKGQHI